Proteins co-encoded in one Malus sylvestris chromosome 9, drMalSylv7.2, whole genome shotgun sequence genomic window:
- the LOC126583845 gene encoding uncharacterized protein LOC126583845 has translation MNVDHNPRLTETRAYASKYKNSEAKVYKGRNTHLKCKYCNGVGHEEDKCWELHPELKPKFSKDGRMIPRSSQQFQPHFKAQLANAHASTISQGSMEFTANPLSLINEFAAYLQSKGHGGGSHGQGNEEGSHTAMLGQFAGFLAGNEKVPKGEASGCSHHEDDW, from the exons ATGAATGTTGATCACAATCCTAGATTAACGGAGACTCGggcatatgcatcaaagtacAAGAACTCAGAAGCCAAGGTATACAAGGGAAGAAACACACATCTAAAATGCAAATATTGCAATGGTGTTGGTCATGAGGAAGACAAGTGTTGGGAACTTCATCCTGAACTCAAGCCTAAGTTCAGCAAAGATGGAAGGATGATACCAAGGTCCTCACAACAATTTCAACCTCATTTCAAGGCACAACTTGCTAATGCTCACGCTTCTACTATCTCACAAGGATCCATGGAGTTCACTGCCAATCCATTGTCATTGATCAATGAATTTGCAGCTTACCTACAAAGTAAGGGGCACGGAGGAGGCTCACATGGTCAAGGCAATGAAGAGGGTAGTCACACAGCTATGTTGGGACAATTTGCCGGATTTCTTGCTGGAAATGAGAAAGTTCCAAAGGGAGAAGCATCAG GATGTTCTCACCATGAAGATGATTGGTGA